One region of Pseudoalteromonas sp. R3 genomic DNA includes:
- a CDS encoding nuclear transport factor 2 family protein, with protein MKITRKIMACAFLSLLSLGAQAKADCATNCQLSKVNQYFDALDTVSYKGSTVADIDALINLMHDEVKYEHIEYQANFDKPAWRRAFLRNLESGRYDSATNREIRVLRTIPGKNHVAVEYAYGFNQADGSWQQQEPMLAVFGFKEGKISLIRELW; from the coding sequence ATGAAAATAACAAGAAAAATAATGGCTTGTGCCTTTTTAAGCTTGCTTTCTCTGGGAGCCCAGGCGAAAGCTGACTGCGCAACCAATTGTCAGCTGAGCAAAGTAAACCAGTATTTTGATGCATTGGATACAGTCTCTTATAAAGGCTCTACCGTTGCGGATATTGATGCCCTGATTAACCTTATGCACGATGAGGTTAAGTACGAGCATATTGAATATCAGGCAAATTTTGATAAACCCGCCTGGCGACGCGCATTTTTACGCAACCTTGAAAGTGGCCGTTACGATAGTGCAACCAATCGTGAGATCCGGGTATTACGAACTATTCCGGGTAAAAATCACGTTGCTGTAGAGTATGCTTATGGTTTCAACCAGGCTGATGGCAGCTGGCAACAGCAAGAGCCGATGCTGGCCGTATTTGGTTTTAAAGAAGGCAAAATCAGCCTGATAAGGGAGCTGTGGTAG
- a CDS encoding TonB-dependent receptor — translation MKPGLTVSALTLALLQAYSAQVAADTVGIDQIEKITVTSTRTAKANTDLALSVGQVSEQTIADDNAQHISESLQTIPGVLINQLSGGQGHNAAVRMPINFDGYTLYLQDNIPLQSAAFYTHNALWWTSSNIGLSRLEVLRGAGTSLHGAGAVAATVNVLSKPVSADKNSLGLTLGEHGYSRINGSTTWLDDNLGGLRVSAAYLENDGWREHNAVEKTELDVRHEYQLDDKQSLTTSLIASSLDQQILTTLSIEQFEQDPSQSGLPDEVIGLDPRRTTDYIRLSTEYLYEDKNLSVSLIPYARHRTLEHLATWQPNFPVEETEVTTFGLLALASWSHQNSAETTLGVDLEHTSGDTYSFQPTTRTTNGRGAATYPQGHVFYDDTTTFKSVSPYIQHIGYFSDALSYTLGARFDHSQYEFDNALPKYKDDGFGNRSIDSRKDTFSHLSPKLSLNYLLNEQSSLYARFANAMRLPTAPEMYHLKSRQSSAQLGSLKEETSDTYELGYKANLDALSIELAYYLMDVDDAIVTAFSDLGASYRVNASSVRHKGFELGLNYQFNRAFSAALAYSQSDHEFRHYIRDEGRVHRETGESMEQDLSGNSLHMAPEYVANFRLNYTSQTIKGLRLTAEAKSIGDYYLSVENTDTYSGYTVFNLKANYRLNKRVKLHARIANLTDKTYALQNEERFGRTRIQPGMPRTAYVGISYDF, via the coding sequence ACCCGGTTTGACTGTTTCTGCGTTAACGTTAGCCTTGCTACAGGCATACTCAGCACAGGTTGCTGCTGATACAGTAGGTATCGACCAGATAGAAAAAATCACGGTTACATCAACCCGTACAGCCAAAGCCAATACCGATCTGGCCCTGAGTGTCGGTCAGGTATCCGAGCAAACCATTGCTGACGACAATGCGCAGCATATCTCCGAGTCACTGCAAACGATACCGGGCGTTTTGATCAATCAACTATCGGGTGGACAAGGACACAACGCCGCCGTGCGCATGCCCATTAACTTTGACGGCTACACTTTGTATTTACAGGATAATATCCCGCTGCAATCGGCTGCCTTTTATACCCATAATGCGCTGTGGTGGACCAGCAGTAACATTGGTCTGTCACGCCTCGAAGTCCTTCGTGGTGCAGGAACTAGCTTGCATGGCGCAGGCGCGGTAGCAGCCACGGTCAATGTATTGTCGAAGCCGGTTTCAGCAGATAAAAATTCTCTGGGCCTGACACTTGGGGAGCATGGCTATTCACGTATAAATGGCAGCACCACCTGGCTGGATGACAATCTGGGTGGCTTGCGCGTATCAGCGGCCTATCTGGAAAATGACGGCTGGCGAGAGCATAACGCCGTTGAAAAAACCGAGCTGGATGTACGCCATGAATATCAGCTGGACGACAAACAAAGCCTGACGACCTCGCTGATTGCCTCATCGCTTGATCAGCAGATCCTGACCACACTCAGCATAGAGCAATTTGAACAGGATCCCTCTCAGTCAGGCCTGCCTGACGAGGTGATCGGATTGGATCCGCGCAGAACCACGGATTATATACGCCTTAGTACTGAATATCTGTATGAGGATAAAAACCTGAGTGTGTCACTTATTCCTTATGCGCGTCATCGCACGTTGGAACACCTCGCTACCTGGCAGCCCAATTTCCCGGTAGAAGAAACGGAAGTCACCACATTCGGCCTGTTGGCACTGGCAAGCTGGTCCCACCAAAACAGTGCCGAAACAACACTGGGCGTCGATTTAGAACATACTTCCGGAGATACCTATTCGTTTCAGCCCACCACCCGAACCACCAATGGGCGTGGAGCGGCAACTTACCCACAAGGGCATGTATTCTACGACGACACCACCACCTTCAAGAGCGTGTCACCTTACATCCAGCATATCGGCTATTTTAGCGATGCACTCAGTTATACGCTGGGTGCACGCTTTGACCACAGTCAATACGAATTTGATAATGCACTGCCGAAATACAAAGACGATGGCTTTGGCAATCGCTCTATCGATTCCCGTAAGGATACCTTCAGCCACCTCAGCCCTAAGCTGAGCCTGAACTATCTGCTTAACGAGCAGTCGAGTCTATATGCACGCTTTGCCAACGCGATGCGATTACCCACAGCACCTGAGATGTACCACCTTAAAAGCCGCCAAAGTAGTGCACAGCTGGGGAGTCTGAAAGAAGAAACGTCCGATACCTATGAGCTGGGCTACAAGGCCAACCTGGATGCGCTGTCGATTGAACTGGCATATTATTTAATGGATGTGGACGATGCCATTGTTACGGCATTCAGCGACCTGGGCGCCTCTTACCGGGTCAATGCATCCAGTGTCAGACATAAAGGCTTTGAGCTTGGCCTGAATTACCAGTTTAACCGCGCATTTTCTGCCGCGCTGGCCTACAGCCAGTCTGATCATGAATTCCGTCATTACATTCGTGATGAAGGACGGGTTCACCGCGAGACGGGCGAGTCGATGGAGCAGGATTTGTCGGGTAACAGCCTGCACATGGCACCGGAGTATGTTGCCAACTTCAGGCTTAACTACACTAGTCAGACCATTAAGGGACTCAGACTAACTGCGGAAGCCAAAAGCATCGGTGATTACTACCTGAGCGTTGAAAATACCGATACTTACTCGGGTTATACGGTGTTTAACCTCAAGGCCAACTACCGGCTCAATAAGCGTGTAAAGCTTCACGCCCGGATAGCCAACCTCACCGACAAAACCTATGCACTGCAAAACGAGGAGCGCTTTGGCCGAACCCGTATCCAACCCGGCATGCCACGTACAGCGTATGTCGGGATCAGCTATGATTTTTAA
- a CDS encoding rod shape-determining protein MreB, with translation MLKWIQKKFAPVLYVQIWEDKLKVTDIKTKQTYEDVPLLALQSTKSGKKVIAAIGKEANELTSPDIQVINPFSHPRLLFSDFHVGEKILQHAFSTFYKGKFLKLTPKTVIHPMEKTEGGLL, from the coding sequence ATGTTGAAGTGGATTCAAAAAAAGTTTGCGCCTGTTTTATATGTGCAAATTTGGGAAGACAAGTTAAAAGTCACAGATATAAAAACGAAGCAAACTTACGAGGATGTCCCCTTACTGGCATTACAATCAACAAAATCAGGCAAAAAAGTGATTGCAGCCATTGGTAAAGAGGCAAATGAGCTCACGTCACCTGACATTCAGGTCATTAACCCATTTTCTCATCCCAGGCTGTTATTTTCCGACTTCCATGTTGGAGAAAAAATATTACAACATGCGTTTTCCACATTCTACAAAGGTAAATTTCTGAAACTGACTCCGAAAACAGTTATACACCCAATGGAAAAAACAGAAGGGGGCTTACTATGA